The genomic segment CGGAAGAGGAGGGTCGACCGTTCGCGGTTCGCCCAGCGAAACACGTAATCCTGCTCCCGTTCCGGGCGCGACCAGCCGCTTTCGAAATGAGCGCGAGACGCTGCGGAGACGGCCTCGGGATTTGGAGGGAGCTCATCCCCCCTCGTCTTGAGGACCACGAGGGTGTCGTCCTCGTGCCAGGTGTCCACGGGAAGGACGCGCTCCACGAACGAGACGACCCCTCGTTTCCGGTAAGCCACGTCGAGAACGAAATAGCCGAGCCCGAGGAAGCGGGCGACTTCGGGGGCGGTCTCCCGCTCCCGCGCGACGAGCTCCTCGGTCAGCTCGAGCCTTCCCTTCCTCAGGTCGATGAGCGGACGCACCAGCGGAAGCCCCAGGTAATACTCGGTCTTCTCGCGAGGGACCCGGGCAACCGATCCCACGAGGATGGGCTTCGCGTGAACCGTCTGATGAAACATGATCTCGCCCGGAGATTGCTCGATCCCGGGAACCTCGATCACGGTGTCCCTGTTCTTCTCGGCCGCGAGCCGGGCATAGACGGGATGAAGCTTCGCGTCGAAGAGGGGAACGGGCACCGCGAGGTACTCGGCCAGCACCACGGCCGCGGCCAGCGCGGTGACGTAAGGATACCCTTTCCCCAGAGTCTCTTTCATAAGGCTCCATTCGAGAGCCACGACGATGGCGAGCGACAGCATGACCATGATGGAGAAACGGGAAGGCGCTCGGAGGTGCTCGAGAAGAGGCAACCCGCCGAGGATTTCGAACGGCACCCCTCCCAGGCTGAGGACAAAAAAAGCGCCTGCCGACGCGAGCCAGAAGGGAAGTGCGCGATGAGATCTCCAATGCCACAAGCCCGCGAGACCGAGAACCAGAACGGAGTAGCCCGCGAACACCGTCGCCTCGGTGAGGTTCGCCGCGTCCGTCGAGCGAGTGATATAGGACACGGGATCGGCCGCGTAGATGTCACCACCCGCGTAAGGAGGGTAGGTCCAATCACCGAGGTCGCGCCACAACTGGAACAAGAGCGGTGACAGCAGAATCGCCGCGATCCCGCCGCTCGCCGCCGCGCGCCCCAGCAAATCCCGCCGGATCAACGACAGCAGCACCGCGAAGAGGGCGATGAACACGAGGTAGGTCGCCGCGGTGTACCCGGCGAGAGCCGCAACGACTCCGGCCACCAGCGCGAGCCGGGCCCGCTCCCGGGACTTCCAGAGGAACAGCGCGTAGAGCGGCAGCCACTCCGTTCCCAGCAAATCGTAGTGTCCCGACAGGCGCGCGAGCCGATAGGGGCAAAATGCGAAGATCGTTCCCGCGAGAAACGCTCCCGCCCGCCCGGCGCCGACCTCACGGGCGAGCGCGTAGGCGGCGAGCGCCGAGGCGACGAACGTCCAGAGGACGACGAGGTTGGCGGCGCGGACCTCCCCCGCGAGCGTGCTGAGCGCGGTGAAGGCGACCCCCTGAGAGAATGCCAGGGTATGAAGCGACAGCCCGATTCCGATGGGATGGAAAATGGCGTCGGTCTCGAAGGGGCTCACTCCCGCGCGCAGCGCGCGGGACACCCACCAGTAGCTCCAGAGGTAGCTCTTGGCGTCTCCGCCGGCTTCTCCCACGTGATGCGTTCCGAGGTGCCACGCGAGCGGGTAGGTGAAGACGATGGTGAGTGCGGCGTAAGCGAGAAAGAGAAGACAAGCCGTGACGGCCTGTCTTCTCACGAGCCTCCTCCTCCATTTCGCCGGCGTCGAAAGTAATCGATCTGGTACTCGCGAACGGCCGCCTGGTGCTCGCGGTAGGTCCTGGAGAAATGATGGGTCCCGTCGTTCTTCGACACGAAGTAGAGGTAGTCGGACTTCGCGGGCTCGAGCACCGCATCGATCGACGCATGGCCGGGCGAGGCGATGGGACTCGGAGGGAGCCCGGTGCGCCGATACGAGTTGTAGGGCGAGTCCATCTCGAGGTCCGAGCGGCGCAAATTGCCGTCGAAGCGGCCCTCGAGCTTGAGCGCGTAGATGAGGGTCGGGTCGCTGGCAAGGGCCATCCCGCGATTCAATCGGTTCCAGAACACGGATGCAATGATCGGGCGCTCCGGGGCGCTTCCAGTCTCTTTTTCCACGATGGACGCGAGCGTCACGACCTGACGGATCGTCATCCCGAGCTCGGCGGCACGGTCGCGCCGTTTCCGGTCGAGGACCTCTCGGAACTGGGCCACGAGCGTCCTCGCGATCTCGGAAGGCTCGACGCCGCGGGTGAAGTGATAGGTCGTCGGGAAGAGATAGCCCTCCAGGTTCCACGCATCCGGGTCGAGGTCGGAAATCGATGACGCTTCGTCGAACAGCTCGAGGAAGACCCCCGACTCCCCGAGATTCTGGGCGGCGAGGTTCTCCGCGGTCTCTTTCAGCGTGAGGCCTTCGGGGATCGTGACGGGAAACGTATAGACGTCGCCGGCGATGAGCCGATCGATCACTTCGAGCATCGAGACCGGCCCGGAGAACCGATACTCTCCCGCTTGAATGCGGTCCGTCTCGCCACGGAGACGCAGCGCGGCGACGAAGATCCGCCGGTCCCGGATGATGCCTTCGTCCTCGAGCTTGCTCCCGACCCGGGTACCGCTCGCCCCTCGAGGAACGCTAAAAAAGACCTCGCTCCCCGGGTATCCTTTATAAGGTTCCCGTGACAGCTGGACCGCGTGATAGGCGTAGGTCCCGATGGCGACGGCGGCGAGAACGAGGAGCAGGAAAACGGCCTTGACGAAGCGCATGAGGAGCTAAGCGTGCTTCTGATCCAGGTAGCTTTGCAGGATGATGGCCGCGGCGACGCGATCGATCGCCCGTCGCCTCTTCTCTCGGGAAACGTCGGCCTCGAGGAGCGCCCTCTCGGCGCTCACCGTCGACAGGCGCTCGTCCCACGTCGTGACGGTGAGGTCGGTCTCGGCGCGCAGGGCTTCGACGAATCGCGCCACTTTTCGCGCCTGAGCTCCCTCGGAGCCGTCGAGGCTCAGCGGCATCCCGACGAGGATCTCGCCGACGTTCTCGCGCCGCGCGATGTCGAGAAGAAGGGGAATGTCCCTGCGGTTGCCCTTTCGCTCGACGGTCTCCCGGGGAGAAGCGATGACTCCGCCCTCGTCGGACAGCGCCACACCGATTCGCCTTTCCCCGAGATCGATCCCCATGACTCGCATTTCAGGCTTGGAACGAGGTCAGTATAGACGATGGAAATCGACATCGGTAGCTCGGCGGCCCTACGCGCCGCGCTCGCTTTGTCCTGCGCGACGGGCAAAGGTTTCGAGGCTCGCCTAAGGCTCGCTCTCGGCGAGAACGAGCAAGCCGTCGTTCGCGTCTTCGCGGACTTGTGGGCGGGCCGATGGGAGCTCGGCGACACGATCCGCTTCGAGCCCGGCAGCCCTCGCGGGGGCAGGCATCGATTCGAGCTCCCGCCGAGTGAGCCCGTCGTACCTCTCGTATCGACGGCGAGCGTTGCCCTGGGCGTTCGTGGGGAGGCGGCCGAGCTCGTCTTCACCGGGAGCACGCACGCGAGCGACGGAGCGACGTTCGAAGTCGCCGCGACCAGTTTCACGGCGCTTTCGACTCGAATCGGCCTTCGCATCGGACTCACGCTGCAGCGAGCGGGCTTTCCCCCGCACGGCGGAGGTCAGATGACCGCGATCGTTCAGGAGACAGTGACCCCTTTGAGCCCGCTCGACCTCGACCGGAAAGGAGAGCTCGAAGCGATCCGCATTCTGTCGGGGGCCCCGGCCGCCCTTCCCGCGCACGTGCAGCAACGACAGGCGGCGCGGGCCCGCTCCGGGACCGCGGTAGCCGGGGTCGACTCGTCCGTACAGCTGGTGAAGCTCCCCGGCCCGAAGTCGGGGAGTGTCGTCGCCATCACCGGGGTTTTCGGCGGGATCCCCATCACCGTCTCGGCCGTCTCGAGGCGAGGCGGGTCGGTCGAGTCCGTCGGCGAGGAAGCGGCCTCCGAGTTTCGGCGTCTTTTTTCCCAGCCATTCGTTCTCCCGCCCGTGCTGGTCGAGCCTATCCTTCTCGCGCTCGCGTTCAGCCCCGCATCCTCGAGGATCTCGACCTGGCGCCTCCACCCTGACTCGTTGGAGCTGCTCGAGATGATGAGGTCATTCACGGGTCGTGACCTGACTCTCGAAGGAGGTGCGGGAAAGCCCGCGCGCATCACGCTGGCAGTTGCGGACCGAGGCGCGCTCCCCTCATACTGATGCCTCGTGAGGTGGATGCTCCCCCCCCTCGTCCTCGTCGCGGCGCTCGTTTATCCCGCGCCCGCGGGAGATCCCGCCGACGTCGAAGCGCGGCGCGTCGAAGAAGAGAAGAAGCTCGCGGCCCTGGGTCACCGCCTCGACGAGCTTCGCCAGGAGCTCGACGGTCTCGATGACCAGGAGTCGTCGCTTTTGGGAGAACTGTACCGGATCGACGTCGAGATCCAGGTCGCCACCGACGAGATCGAGCGTCTGGGGATCTTGCTTCAAAGGAGCACTCGTGAGGTGGACGAGGTCCTGAAACGGATCCAGGCGCTCGAGGCCTCGATCGCCGAGCTCAAGCCCTTTCTCGTACGTCGCTCGAGAAGCCTCTACAAGCTGGGGAGGTTGAGCTACACGAGGCTGCTACTCTCGGTAGAGCGACCCTCCGAGCTCACCCGTGCCTACCGCTATATTTCCCGACTCGCTCGCGAGGATTCGACGAAGATGCGGCAGTTCGTCGACGACCAGCGCGCCCTCGAGGAGACCAAAGCCGAGCTGTTGGAGAAGACCCAGCAGGCGCTGGCGACTCGAGAAGAGCGCGAAAAGACGACTCGTACTCTCGAGCACCGACGGGCGAGCCGCGAAGCGCTCCTCGAGATCGTCAACGAGCGTCAGGAGATGGCCGGCACGCTGGTGCTCGAGCTCGAGCAGGCGCGATCGGAGCTCTCGAAGCTCGTCGAGAGCCTGGGCGAAGGCCAGGCGGTCGACGAGACCGTTCATCTTCCTCTGGCGGTCTTCGAAGGCAGCGTCGGTTGGCCGGTCGAAGGGGCGCTTTCGGGTCGATTCGGCCGGCAGGTGCATCCGCGCTTCCTCACGGTGACGGTCCGAAACGGAATCGAGATCGACGCGCCGTCCGGCACGAGCGTCCACGTCGTCTACGAAGGTGAGGTCGTCTTCGCGTCGTGGTTCCAGGGTTACGGGAGGCTCCTCATCGTGCGTCATCCCGGAGGGGCGCACAGCTTGTATGGTTATCTGAACGAGCTGATTGTGGCGGCGGGCGATTGGGTTTCGACCGGCGAGGCGATTGCGACCGTTGGAGACACCGGCTCGCTCTCGGGCCCGGCGCTCTATTTCGAGCTTCGTGTCGATGGCAAGCCGGTGAATCCCGAGGGCTGGCTCGACCCCGACAAGCGGCTCGCTTCGAATTGACCAACCGTTCCGGTCGGGGCACAATAAAGCCAGTATGAAGAAGGTGCGCGTAAAACACATTCTCCTCGCTATTTCCGCTCCATTCGTGCTCTACGCGATCCTCGGCGGCTTTCTCGGCCGAGCGATAGCGCGTGAAGGTGCCTACCGCTACCTTTCCGTGTTCCAGGACGTAGTCACGCTCGTCATGAACAATTACGTGACCCCTCCCGACATGGACAAGGTCATGGACGGAGCGATTCGAGGAATGATGGACGCCCTCGACCCCGATAGCTGTTACCTCACGCCCGAACAGTACAGCGCGTTCAAGGATCCGAGCTCCCACGCCAAGCCCGACATCGGCGTGGAGCTGTCCAAGCGCTACTACTTGCAGGTGGTGGCGGTGCTCGCGGGTTCTCCCGCCGAGGCGGCGGGGGTCGAACCCGGTGATCTGATCAAATCGATCGACGGCGAGAACACGCGCGAGGTCAACGTCATCGTGGGCGATTCGATGCTGAAAGGCGCCGCGGGCTCCGAGGTTTCGCTCGAGATCATCCGGGGTCGACAGGCCGATCCGCTCGAGATCAAGGTGGCTCGCCGCGACGTCGTCGCCTCGCCCGTGAGCTTCGAGCTCCTCGAAGACGGGACCGGGTATATCAAGATCACGTCGTTCCGGAGCGGTGTCGAGATCGACACGAAGCGCGGAATCGAGCTCTTGAAGAAACAAGGGGCTCGTGCGATCGTCCTGGACGTTCGCAATAGCTTTGGGCGCCTCGCGGAGGATGGTGCCCGCGTCGCCGAGCTCTTCATCGATGGCGGACTCGCCGCCCGCCTCCAGTCGAGGAAGGGGGAAACGTCGGATCTACAGCTCGACCGCGGGAGCGTCGCGTTCTCCGGGCCGGTAGCGCTTCTGATCAACCGGGGAAGCTCGGGTGCCGCGGAAATTCTGGCGAGCGCCTTCCGAACGGCGAAGCGTGGTGAGATCCTCGGCGTTCCAACTTCGGGGCGCGTCGGTGTTCAAAAAGCGATCTCGCTCGGTGACGGTTCCGGGCTCGTACTCTCGGTCGCGCAGTACTGGACGGCCGATGGAAAGGCCCTTCTCGGCGAGGGCCTCGAGCCGACGATCGAGGTCGCCGGCTCCGAGGAGCCCGAAAGCGAGGACGCGGACCCCGTTCTCGACAAGGCCCTCGAAGTCCTCGGCGAAGTGGCGCAGAAGAAAGCAGCCTGAGGAAGCTCTAGCCGGCCTACTGCTCCTGCTGCCCCTGCATCACGAACGCGATCTCCTCGGTCAAGACCTTGCTGGTCACGTGATCGGTCACCTTGACCTCGACCTTGTAGTTCCCCGGGTCCTGGAAGTTCGGAAGGTTCAGGGGGATGTCGAAGATCGTGAGCGCCATTTCGTTCGTCTGGAGCATGAACGGCTCGTCCTTGGTCGCGCCGCGGCGCTCGCCTTCACGGAAGAAGGTCACCTGGACGGTCAGGTTGGGCTTGTCGCCCTCGAGGCCGTAGCCGTAGGCATTGAAGACGCCCGATAGCTGATCGCTTTGCGTGTAGATCATCTCGCGCTTGGGGGCGAAATGGTACCCCCCCAGCATGAAGGCCTTGCCCGGCGCGCCCATCGCTTCGCCGGTCTGCGTGCCCTTCACGAACATCAAGATGGAAGACAGGGTCAGCTCCCCCGCGTCGAAATCCGGCACGTCCAGGTCGATCACCTGCGTACCCAGTACCTGCGAGGCATCGTCCATGATTCCGATATAGAGAGTGTAGAGACCGGGCTGGAGCTGCAGAGGCATCTCCCAGCCGAGGTGGTCTTTCGGTCCTGATATCAGCTCGGCCTTTTCCTCGAATTGATAGACGGTGAATCCGTCCGCGTTCTCGACGGCGCCGAAAACCGTGGCCTCGCCGCGATCGATGCCGTGCTCGATGACGAAGTCCATCGGGATGTAGACCTGGCCCTCGGTCGAGCGAAAGAACAGGGGGTTCACGGCGAAGCCGATGGCGTCGCTCGTCTGACCCGTGTCCTGGAGCGCTTTGAGGGCCAGCTTCGCCGGGCTGTTGGGGTCGAAACGCGCGTCGGCCTTGCGCAGGCGACCGCTCTCGTCGCGGGCGTAGTTCACCGAGGGATTCGATACCAATCGCTCCTTGACCCGTTCGAGCGTTTCGGCGATCGCGTCCCGGTTCGCGATACGAAAGCCGAACTGCGATTGCTGGCGAAACTCGATCGTGAGCCCGTCGGGATAACCGAGCTGCGGATTCGGGTCATAGACCCAGCTGACCGCCTGGCTCGCGCCACCGCCACCGCCGAAATCCGAGCCGAAACCCTCTCGTCCCGAGCCCGTGCCCGGATCCGCCTCCGGCCCGGCACCGGTGCCGGGGCCCGGATCCGTGCCCGGTGTGCTCCCTGGCAGCTCGCCCTGGGAAGATCCCGCCGCGCGCCCTTCCACCTGCTGGCTGGGACCACCCATGAGCAACAGGATCTGCCCCATGTCGGTCTCGTGGCCCTTCTGACCTCGCTGTTGGAAGTTGTCGTCGGCGGCCTTCATCCGCTGCTCGTAGATTTTGCGAAACTCGTTGTCGGGCGTGGTCGGGTCGAAGTCGCGTCTCATCCAGAAAAGGTCCTTGAAGAGCTTCCGGTCGTCCTTGTCGATCGACTCGAACAACGACTTCTCCTGAGCGGTGATGATGGCGCCCACTTCCTTTTCCATCCACTCCTTGTCGCCCTTGCTGAGCTTGTCCTGAGCGAATGCAGAGGCGGTCGCGAGACCGGCGACGGTCGCAAGCGCAACCCACTCTTTGTTGAACGGCATCAAGGCAATCCCCTTTCGTAAAATCTGGGACGAGGATACGCTGTAAGTGTCGGGAGCGCAAACGCGGCGTGAGTCGTGCGTGCTATACTAAAGGTGGAGTAGTACTTGAAAGCCGTTACCCTTTCTGAGTGGGCTTTCCTCGAAAGGCACGTCCTTCCGTGGTTGCTGCTCGCACCGGTGGTGTTCGCCGCCTGCGGCACCTCGCAGCGGGTTCAGTTCCGCCCCGAGGAGATCATTGCCGACCTGAGCACCCGAGTGCCCGAAGAGGTCGCGCAGAAGGTAGTCGTCCCCTACGATATCAACGACGAGATCCGTGCGCTCGCGTGGAAATCGGTGGAGAATCTCCGCACCGACACGGAACGCACCCGGGCCATCGTGAACGCCATCATAAGCCGCACCGGCATGTCGATCTCGTACGATTGGCTTTCGAACAAGACCGCCCAGCAGGTGTTCTACGAAGGCAAGGGCAACTGTCTCGCCTACACGAACCTGTTCATCGGGATGGCACGGGAGGTCGGTGTCGACGCGGTTTACGTGGACGTGACGACGGTGGAAACGATCTCGAAAGAGGCGGAGGTCATCGTCAACAATGGACATATCACCGCAGGCGTCCGGCACGGGCCCGACCTGACGATGATCGACTTCACCCGGACCCCGGAGCGTGAGTACGTCGGCGCCAAGGTCATCGACGACTTCGAGGCGATCGCGAACTACTACAACAATCAAGGCTTTTTGTATGGGTACTACGCGGAGACCGCCGGCGACATGGGTGACAGCTTCGATCCCGAGGAAGCCGAGCTCGAGATGTACGAGATGTCGCTCGAGATCGATCCGGGCTTTCCCCGGGCGCGCAACAACCTCGGCGTAGCCTTGCGCCGTCGGGGGCGCGTCGACGAGGCGATCGAGCAGTACAAGCTCGCCCTCGAAACGGACCCGAAGTTCGCCGAGGCGCGATCGAACCTCGGGGCCGCTTACTACGCGATGGGGCACGTAGATGATGCCATCCGCGAGTTCGAGCGTGCCGCCAAGGCGGGAGGGTCCAACGCCTACTATTACCATCACCTCGGAGTCATCCAGTACCAGCAAGGAAACTACGAGGAGGCGATCCGCCATTTCAAGAAGGCCGTATCGCGGGACTCGAAGCTTGCGGATTCCCGATACTATCTCGGCGAGACATACCTCAAGCTCGGAGACCGGCAGAAGGCCATCGAGGCTTACGAAAAAACCCTGGAAGTCGACCCCAATTATCTCTCCGCGCGCGCGAAGCTCGACTTGCTCATTGCCGAAGCGCGCAAAGAGACGTCCTAGCGCGGTCGAGAGGCACCGATTCACAAACTAGAAGGCAACACCACGGGGCTCGGGGCCAGTGAGCGGAGGCAGCTCGAAAAGCTGTACCAGAGACGTCTGCCGCCGCACGAGCTCTTGACTCATGACTTCGCCCGGCAGCTCACCGAGATTTCGCACCGGATTCGACGACAGGTCGGCGTCCTCGTCAACCGCAAGGGCGAGGTGGAGTGGGTCATCGTCGGCGATGCGCGCCAGATCGTCCTTCCCGACCTGAAGCGGCTGCGAATCGCCGAACGCCGCTTTCGCGGCATTCGCTGCCTGCACACGCACCTGGCCATGGAGCCTTTGACGCGCGACGATCTGACGGACCTCGTGCTCCTGCGTCTCGACGCGATGTCCGCCATCGACGTGGGCGAGGACGGTCTTCCCGGTCTCGTGCGGACCGCTTATCTTTCCCCGGCCTCGAACGGCGATCGCGGCGCGCCGGCCTGGGAGCTTCTCCCTCCCGTCGTACCCAGCCAGCTCGATCTCGACTTCCTCGACTTCATCACCGCACTCGAGAACGAGTTCGCGGCGAAACGAGGCGAGCTGCATCGCTTCGATGGAAGGGAGAGGGCGATCCTGGTCGGTGTCACGACGGAGAGTGTCGAGGAGGAGAAGGAGCGCCTCCAGGAGCTCTCCGAGCTGGCACGATTTTCCGACGTCGTCATTCTCGACACCGTCATCCAGCGTCGAGCGAAGCTCGACCCCCGCTATCTCGTCGGAAAAGGGAAGACCGAGGAGCTCGTCATTCGCGCGCTGCAAGTCGGCGCCGATCTCATCATCTTCAACCGGAATCTCACCCCGGCGCAGATCCGCTCGATCTCCGCGGCCACGGACCTCAAGATCTTGGACCGCACCCAGCTCATCCTCGATATCTTCGCGCGGCGAGCTCAGAGTCGTGAAGGAAAGCTTCAGGTCGAGCTCGCCCAGCTCCGTTACATGCTGCCTCGGCTGACCGAGATGGACACGGCACTCTCTCGGCTCACCGGAGGGATCGGGGGCCGGGGTCCCGGAGAGACGAAGCTCGAGATCGACCGGCGGCGCGCTCGGGACCGAATCACGAGGCTCCAGTCGGAGATCCAGGACGTCCGGCGCAAGCGCGGCGAGAGGCGAAAGCGCCGCGTGGGCCGGGGCCTGCCGATCGTTACGCTCGTCGGCTACACGAACGCGGGGAAGTCCAGTCTCCTGAATCGACTGACGGAGAGCGACGTGGGGGCGTCGAGTCGCATGTTCGAGACCCTCGACCCGACGAGCCGCAGGCTCAGGGTACCCGTCGAGCGTGAGGTCCTTCTCGCCGACACCGTCGGGTTCATCCGGGAGCTACCTCCGGAGCTCATCGAGGCGTTTCGGGCGACGCTCGAGGAGATCGAGACCTCCTCGCTCATTCTGCACGTCGTCGA from the Vicinamibacteria bacterium genome contains:
- the mltG gene encoding endolytic transglycosylase MltG, whose protein sequence is MRFVKAVFLLLVLAAVAIGTYAYHAVQLSREPYKGYPGSEVFFSVPRGASGTRVGSKLEDEGIIRDRRIFVAALRLRGETDRIQAGEYRFSGPVSMLEVIDRLIAGDVYTFPVTIPEGLTLKETAENLAAQNLGESGVFLELFDEASSISDLDPDAWNLEGYLFPTTYHFTRGVEPSEIARTLVAQFREVLDRKRRDRAAELGMTIRQVVTLASIVEKETGSAPERPIIASVFWNRLNRGMALASDPTLIYALKLEGRFDGNLRRSDLEMDSPYNSYRRTGLPPSPIASPGHASIDAVLEPAKSDYLYFVSKNDGTHHFSRTYREHQAAVREYQIDYFRRRRNGGGGS
- the ruvX gene encoding Holliday junction resolvase RuvX; translation: MRVMGIDLGERRIGVALSDEGGVIASPRETVERKGNRRDIPLLLDIARRENVGEILVGMPLSLDGSEGAQARKVARFVEALRAETDLTVTTWDERLSTVSAERALLEADVSREKRRRAIDRVAAAIILQSYLDQKHA
- a CDS encoding RNA 3'-terminal phosphate cyclase — its product is MEIDIGSSAALRAALALSCATGKGFEARLRLALGENEQAVVRVFADLWAGRWELGDTIRFEPGSPRGGRHRFELPPSEPVVPLVSTASVALGVRGEAAELVFTGSTHASDGATFEVAATSFTALSTRIGLRIGLTLQRAGFPPHGGGQMTAIVQETVTPLSPLDLDRKGELEAIRILSGAPAALPAHVQQRQAARARSGTAVAGVDSSVQLVKLPGPKSGSVVAITGVFGGIPITVSAVSRRGGSVESVGEEAASEFRRLFSQPFVLPPVLVEPILLALAFSPASSRISTWRLHPDSLELLEMMRSFTGRDLTLEGGAGKPARITLAVADRGALPSY
- a CDS encoding peptidoglycan DD-metalloendopeptidase family protein, translated to MLPPLVLVAALVYPAPAGDPADVEARRVEEEKKLAALGHRLDELRQELDGLDDQESSLLGELYRIDVEIQVATDEIERLGILLQRSTREVDEVLKRIQALEASIAELKPFLVRRSRSLYKLGRLSYTRLLLSVERPSELTRAYRYISRLAREDSTKMRQFVDDQRALEETKAELLEKTQQALATREEREKTTRTLEHRRASREALLEIVNERQEMAGTLVLELEQARSELSKLVESLGEGQAVDETVHLPLAVFEGSVGWPVEGALSGRFGRQVHPRFLTVTVRNGIEIDAPSGTSVHVVYEGEVVFASWFQGYGRLLIVRHPGGAHSLYGYLNELIVAAGDWVSTGEAIATVGDTGSLSGPALYFELRVDGKPVNPEGWLDPDKRLASN
- a CDS encoding S41 family peptidase, translated to MKKVRVKHILLAISAPFVLYAILGGFLGRAIAREGAYRYLSVFQDVVTLVMNNYVTPPDMDKVMDGAIRGMMDALDPDSCYLTPEQYSAFKDPSSHAKPDIGVELSKRYYLQVVAVLAGSPAEAAGVEPGDLIKSIDGENTREVNVIVGDSMLKGAAGSEVSLEIIRGRQADPLEIKVARRDVVASPVSFELLEDGTGYIKITSFRSGVEIDTKRGIELLKKQGARAIVLDVRNSFGRLAEDGARVAELFIDGGLAARLQSRKGETSDLQLDRGSVAFSGPVALLINRGSSGAAEILASAFRTAKRGEILGVPTSGRVGVQKAISLGDGSGLVLSVAQYWTADGKALLGEGLEPTIEVAGSEEPESEDADPVLDKALEVLGEVAQKKAA
- a CDS encoding GWxTD domain-containing protein translates to MPFNKEWVALATVAGLATASAFAQDKLSKGDKEWMEKEVGAIITAQEKSLFESIDKDDRKLFKDLFWMRRDFDPTTPDNEFRKIYEQRMKAADDNFQQRGQKGHETDMGQILLLMGGPSQQVEGRAAGSSQGELPGSTPGTDPGPGTGAGPEADPGTGSGREGFGSDFGGGGGASQAVSWVYDPNPQLGYPDGLTIEFRQQSQFGFRIANRDAIAETLERVKERLVSNPSVNYARDESGRLRKADARFDPNSPAKLALKALQDTGQTSDAIGFAVNPLFFRSTEGQVYIPMDFVIEHGIDRGEATVFGAVENADGFTVYQFEEKAELISGPKDHLGWEMPLQLQPGLYTLYIGIMDDASQVLGTQVIDLDVPDFDAGELTLSSILMFVKGTQTGEAMGAPGKAFMLGGYHFAPKREMIYTQSDQLSGVFNAYGYGLEGDKPNLTVQVTFFREGERRGATKDEPFMLQTNEMALTIFDIPLNLPNFQDPGNYKVEVKVTDHVTSKVLTEEIAFVMQGQQEQ
- a CDS encoding tetratricopeptide repeat protein, giving the protein MKAVTLSEWAFLERHVLPWLLLAPVVFAACGTSQRVQFRPEEIIADLSTRVPEEVAQKVVVPYDINDEIRALAWKSVENLRTDTERTRAIVNAIISRTGMSISYDWLSNKTAQQVFYEGKGNCLAYTNLFIGMAREVGVDAVYVDVTTVETISKEAEVIVNNGHITAGVRHGPDLTMIDFTRTPEREYVGAKVIDDFEAIANYYNNQGFLYGYYAETAGDMGDSFDPEEAELEMYEMSLEIDPGFPRARNNLGVALRRRGRVDEAIEQYKLALETDPKFAEARSNLGAAYYAMGHVDDAIREFERAAKAGGSNAYYYHHLGVIQYQQGNYEEAIRHFKKAVSRDSKLADSRYYLGETYLKLGDRQKAIEAYEKTLEVDPNYLSARAKLDLLIAEARKETS
- the hflX gene encoding GTPase HflX, yielding MTHDFARQLTEISHRIRRQVGVLVNRKGEVEWVIVGDARQIVLPDLKRLRIAERRFRGIRCLHTHLAMEPLTRDDLTDLVLLRLDAMSAIDVGEDGLPGLVRTAYLSPASNGDRGAPAWELLPPVVPSQLDLDFLDFITALENEFAAKRGELHRFDGRERAILVGVTTESVEEEKERLQELSELARFSDVVILDTVIQRRAKLDPRYLVGKGKTEELVIRALQVGADLIIFNRNLTPAQIRSISAATDLKILDRTQLILDIFARRAQSREGKLQVELAQLRYMLPRLTEMDTALSRLTGGIGGRGPGETKLEIDRRRARDRITRLQSEIQDVRRKRGERRKRRVGRGLPIVTLVGYTNAGKSSLLNRLTESDVGASSRMFETLDPTSRRLRVPVEREVLLADTVGFIRELPPELIEAFRATLEEIETSSLILHVVDASHPDYPNRMGNVETILSELGLDSIPRLLVFNKVDLLSAEERASFEIRSDSILVSALTGRGAEELVARVGKLLKDEGKPYEVAGAGQANRRSASSSWSYPGSS